A segment of the Kluyveromyces marxianus DMKU3-1042 DNA, complete genome, chromosome 5 genome:
CACTATGCTACTGctaatgaagatgaaacTACTCCCGACAATACAGGAACGAGGGTTATGGTTCTGTCAAATTTGTGAAGGAGTTGCTTACTTGCATTCACAAAACATAGTGCATAGAGATCTAAAACTCGAGAATATAATGGTTGATCAATCACTATGCAACATTAAGATTATAGACTTTGGTTCTGCTGTGGACATCGGTGCCAATCGGGTGGATTGTCATGGTATCTGTGGATCAGAACCATTTATAGCTCCCGAAGTCTTTCAGCGTTTGAGTTATGAAGGGCCACCCGTCGATATATGGTCTTTAGGAATAATCATgtttgaacttttcaataattCTAATAAACTTCTTTACCCATGGAAACTAGCCAAAATTGACGATCCGGCCTTTAAACAATACAAAGAAGATCCTGAATCTTTGGATATCGAACTTCCTCTTTGTTCGAAACTTCTTTCGATCGATCCCAAGGAACGTTTACAAATCGAAGACATACTTCAAGATAAGTTTTACAAGGACAATTCTAGCTGTGTTGATGAACATTTAGTTCACGCCCGGACGAAGAGGATTTTGAACCGTTCGCAAACTATATAGTTCTATAGAGAATtatttct
Coding sequences within it:
- the RTK1 gene encoding putative serine/threonine-protein kinase, translated to MAFLGRLLSRDKSKSFAEKPNQVVRGTTCEVEIVHRKDDSKIAIKRFISWDRHSHHKQVCNNEYALLKKLQHENIVEALDFDQKKYTITFPYYDYTMLLLMKMKLLPTIQERGLWFCQICEGVAYLHSQNIVHRDLKLENIMVDQSLCNIKIIDFGSAVDIGANRVDCHGICGSEPFIAPEVFQRLSYEGPPVDIWSLGIIMFELFNNSNKLLYPWKLAKIDDPAFKQYKEDPESLDIELPLCSKLLSIDPKERLQIEDILQDKFYKDNSSCVDEHLVHARTKRILNRSQTI